DNA from Triticum aestivum cultivar Chinese Spring chromosome 7D, IWGSC CS RefSeq v2.1, whole genome shotgun sequence:
TTATTTGAACTAAATCATATGGCACTTTCACTTTGAATTACTGTCACCTAATTGGCATTTCCACTGAGCATGCGCATGTCCATGTTTCTTCCTCAAGGAATGCATTTTTGTGAAAGGATTTTTATGCTTGTCTTTTCAAGTGCAGCCAAGTGAAGAGAATACATATGCAGATATTGAAGCAGTTTACCAGTGCTTAGAAACTGAGTACGGAATCAGCCAGGAAGAGCTTATCCTGTATGGACAATCTGTTGGCAGTGGGCCCACATTGCATTTAGCATCTCGTTTACCAAGATTGCGCGGTGTGGTTCTTCACAGTGCTATACTGTCAGGCCTCCGTGTTGTTTGCCATGTGAACTTTACATTTTGCTTCGACATTTACAAAGTAAGCATCTCAAAATTGATTATTCCATTTCGGTCTCTACCTTTTGTGCCTTCAGAGTAGGTTTACTAACGTCCAGCTAAATTGTTCTTGCagaatgtcaaaaaaataaagaaGGTGAAATGCCCAGTGCTTGTTATTCATGTAAGTCTCTTTACTAACAAAACTATCAAAGTGCCCGTGCTTTTTAACGGATCTAGAATAAAATCATCTTGTGCCCACAGGGAAACATTATAATGTGTTACACTTTTTTTTTCATTGAAAATATGTTTTGTTTCACTTCAGATTTAGTTCCCTTGTTCCGCTACACATTAATAATTCTCTCAAAAGAGTAGTATAAAACTAATCCAATcaggaaagaaaaaaaattgaatgctTACTTTCGAATCTCCTTTGTCTGCATCATGGTTATCCAGAAGAACCAAATATCATGTATATCATGCATAAAGTAAATGCTTTTACGACGAAATTATTTCATGTTAAAATTTGCTAAATTGCATAGGAAGCTCATCAAATAAACAATCCTTCTAAATCATGATAAAAATTAGGCTCACAAGGAAATTCCCAGCTCCCATTTTTAGGATGAGACCCGAATATAAGGATCTTTACATGTAGCCACAGGCTAAAACAGTTTTGCAAGTAGCCAAACAACACTAAAAAGTATACTTATCTTATAGACACATCTACTGGAAAGTACACACATGCCTCTCCTGTGGCGACATCAAGTCAGACCCATTCTTGTCTTTGCCTATCAGTGTTGTTTTCTTAGCTCATCTTAATTTTCTGCTAGTATATAAGTGGTGAGGAGCTATACATTGTCACTGGCATTTGGCCATGCTGTTTAGTACTCTGATCTCAGTAACAGTCACCTAGAATACACCATGACCCTATTGAATTCATGCACCAGCCAACTCTtccaaaagtccaaactgatggagggaggcgggcaatatatttcaaccccccccccccctcccatgtctaggctattttagtccttagatgtgggatcgatgtaggccgcagaatcgttttatttaatactgcgttggcagggtcttgaactcaaggcCTCTTGGCTCGGATcccatattgaattcatgcaccagccaactcatccaaaagtccgaactgatggagggaggcgggcaatatatttcaacagacCCATCTGGTTCAACTTCAAATGCTTACGCAGAGTCAATTCACAAGAAGCAGACTATTTCGTTTGGGTATCACACCAATTATTTCATTTGATAACACCTGATTTACTCTCGGGTCAGTGGACCTAAAGGTCAGAAAATGAGGAAACAACAAGTGCAACTTGCAGCCACCTTTAGCAAttggaacagaattatgaaggaaCCAGTCGATATAAAAGAACAGAGAAGGGAACATGAGGGGACTGGATGCCCTCCAAGTTTCAGTCAGATGTGATTAAAATGAATTCTCCATAAGCTTGGTAATGTGTTTATTATGCAATAAGACAAGTGAGCCATTTTCCATTAAATTTATCTCGCAGTTCTGTCGGTATAAAATCCAGCCGCTCTATATAAAACATGTCAGAACATATATCAATACATTTAATCAACTGAAACTTGGACCATTAACCATTTGATAACATGTGTATATCACCTGAGCATTGCTAACCAGAGTATGAGTTTTAGCTAAATTGAAATTGAAGAATATGAACATCTATTGTGTACAGATTTCAGGTGTGGAAACATTTCTCTTTGTTTTTCCAGAGCTTAATGAACCGATTTATTTCAGCCTTTTGCCACATAAAGGGAAAATGATGCTTTCCAAGAAGGAACAAAAAATATTTCCATAGGAGGCTTACTGGAATCAAACACATCGAATCAAGCTAAACTGCAGCCCTAGTTACATTCAGGAGATTACCCGATCTGGTGCGCTCAGCCCTACAGCTATCTCGCCCACGGCTAGGCTACATACCACCTCTTGACTGAGAGGGTCTCTTGGTGCAACCACATTATACTACAccggcatccatttcggtgcagcTCGACACCTAATCACCGATTTCACCCGCACAAACCAACCAAATTAGTGACCCACATTGTGACATTGACCGTGTCTTAATGGCTGTTTGGGGAGGAAAAGAGGCCCGCATTAGAGCATGCTAAAGAAGCAGAGGTGGTTGGAGGAGGGTGTCGAGCTGCACCGAAATGGGAGCGGGTCGAGCCTTCCACGGCAGCAGACATGTGACTGCAATGCTGTGAGGGAGAGCTAGGGCGATTGGGGACATGGCGTGGTGGAGAGCAGATGGCAGCGAGGGCGCGCGCAAATCCGGCAACTGCGAGATGGTGTGGCAGTGGGATCGGGATGAGGACCTCCATATATTAAGCAGTGGCAGAGGTGGGTAAATATCTGCTACATACGGTGGTAAAGTCAGGTCCCTATGCACGCACATCTCTACCGCTGGCTATAGATCGGACCAACTGTGCTTGTCTTCATCCCAGCCCTGCGTGTTAGATCCAACGGCTGacacaccgtcatcaccaactcagtttttttataggagtagagatatagATATCAATACTTGGTGTGTACTCGCACAGTTTATTACAGATTCCAGCATCTTCTGAGAAGCTACATAGTACTTTGGGACACTGTAACTGCTTAGCCATTGCCATTGCTGCTCCTTGTTGCAAAGTCTGATAAATAATGCAACTACTTCTCTGAGTGATATGTGGACCATGTATTCATGTAATAACCCGTCGAGAGGGTGTTGCTGTTGCATAAATGTTCTTGCAGAAGTATTGAGGTGAGGAATACGGGAATGTAGAGAAATGAATCATCCTTCATGCTTCAATATTTTTATAGGAAAGTTTACTACTCCCACATTTCTTACAGTCTTGGGTTAATGTGTAACCATCCAACATCCCACACTTGTTCTTTAGAAGAGAATGTTTGATCTAAGATGTGCCATTGGACACCTGATACACTGATCCAAACACAAAGGGCATTGAACACCAGCACCTCTAGTGATATGGGATGTGCCATTAGCAGTTCTGACTTCTGACTCACTCTATAAACATTACGAGCTGATTTGGTTTGATTCAGTCTGCTGTAAAATTATAATAGGCACAGGTAGGCCTTGCATGGCTTGACTTCCATTATTCTGCTCTTTGGCCGAGCCCAACAAAATGTGTAGTGTAGCCACATGATCAGGTTTTTTGTACAAGTCTAACTGAATCTACAATCTAGTATCGTGATTTCTGTTTCCTACGCTTATCTTCTacaggtttctttttctttttcctgttttggttttggttttggttttggtcGGAGGCCACCTTTGGTGGTACTCCctccccataatataagatgttattacaaccgGTATACACATATcggttgtaataacatcttatattatgggatggagggagcatGTACTGCTGTACCTTCTTTGGTTGTTTTCTTCTAATACACAACTATGCGTGTTCAGGAAAAAATATAGAAATACCATAGTTCCAGATCAAATGCATGTTCGAGAAATAAAAACTATAAATGCCATAGTTCTGGAACACCACCACTTTACTGGTAACTGCCCAGTTTCCGCTCTTTTACTATCACTTACCTGTCAGTCATAATTTGATTACAACTCTACAAAGTTGACTAATTTCATTGCTCCTACAATATCGGTGGTGTCAGCATGTGTTATCCATAGCTCTTACTGAGATGGTTTCACATCCTATATTCCTGTTCCCAGCTGGGACTGCTTGTTATCACTAAATATTTTGAACCTTGCGGCTGTAGTATCTTTAGCTGTGCCTGAAGACTCTTAATTGAGAGATCAGTGAGGATAACTTAGCTGCTACTTTCAAACTTTTCCCTTGTGtgtaaataatactccctccattggCAAATATAGGATGTTTTGGATATTTAGTATAGACTACATATGGACTGAAATGAGTGCTAAGCCCTGTTTGCTTGAGCTTCAGGGATCATattcagctttgccagtgaagctAAATCTGGAATCTGAAACACCCAGCTCTTTCGTTTGAGATTCAGGGGCCAGATTCAGCTCTTTCGTTTGAAGCTGAAACAAACAGCTGAATCAGCTTTGCCAGTTAAGCTAAATCTGGATTCAGGCCATTTTCAGCAAATCCACATGTGATTCGAATCCAATCAAAGCTCAAACAAACAGGGCTGCAGAATCTGCTTTGCTAGTAAAGCGAGTCCATAGGTGATTTGAATCCAATCACGCTGAAACAAACGTGtctctatatacatccgattcagaaaaaagttagaacatctcaAACTGAAACGTAATATTCTTACAAACTTTCCTTTTGTAGTTCTCTTTGTTTGCAATGTATATGGATAAACCGCTTCGTAACCAGAGTACCACGTGTTGCTTGATGTGGTCAAGGTGGGCAGCATTTTCATGGGCCAATACTACATTTCCTTAGTCAAGGTCGATGAAGAAAGCATGAATGGCTCCCATAGTTGATGCACTCATAGTTCTCTGAAGTGATTTTCTGTTTTCGACTAACCATTTATGTGATGGATTGATTTATTATGTGTACTCTTTCTTTCTCAAAGTTTTTCGCATGCACCAACTTGATGGTGTGTAGAAGTGTTGCTGTTAATTATACACGTATTGACGTTTGCAGGGGACCGACGACGATGTTGTGAATTGGTCACATGGTAATGAGCTGTGGAAACTGGCAAGGGAGCCGTATGATCCACTATGGATCAAAGGAGGCGGTCACTGCAACCTGGAGCTGTACCCTGACTTCATCCGCCACCTCTCCAAGTTCGTCCGCGAAATGGAGAGCGTGACAACGAAAACGAGGCTGAAGAAGATTCGGCAGTCCCTCGAGCCGACAAAGACGGCATACCGCGCGAACACGGCAACAACTACCACCTTCACCACCAACTGTTGCTGCCGCATTCGAGTTCGCAAACCAAGCTGCAATCTCGGCTGCAGCTGCTGCCATGCACTGAGGAAATGCTTCGCGTTTGGTGCATTCAAGTGCCCAGCCTGCTGCAGCTGCTTCAAGTGCTGCTGCTGTGGCGGATAACACCGATCTCTATGTGCGTGTGCTTGTGCTTGTATAGGAAAAGGAACGGTCCTGGAGATATATCTTCTAACCCTTTGAATGCTCTAGGACTAAACTTAGTTTTTTCGGTTGGAAAAACATGTATGGCAAGATAGAGATGCTCCTGTATCCAGTTGTTCCCCATTCTCCTATGTAGTAGTTGTAGTTGCTCGACAGGTTTGTGTAATCAGCGATGGCATAAGCTGTTGGCTATCGAGCTTAGAAGAGTCGTGATGTTGTGAATTGATTTGAACCCAGCCCAGCCATGTTTCAGCTCTTGTGATATGTTTCTCATCCATGAACCCATGAAATCTCTGAGTTTAGATGTGGTTCAGCTGCAGCTAACACCTGAACTGGACTGTTGAAGCCAATTTCATCATGAAACAGGTAACAGAATGCAGCTGCTGGCCCCATTCTCTACGCCCGGATGAGGAACAGGACACATCGTCGTCTTAGACAAGACAATATTTCGAGGTTAAGCCGCGGCAACCTATGTACACTGTCAGTGGCATATCAGAAGGTGCTGCAGTAGCAATACTCCAGTCCAGTCCAGTCCAGGAGGACCACAACCAGGCCGACTCTGAATGAATGAATGGAAGAAAGGAATGATGCACCCCTCATTGATGCGTGCAGAATCAGAAACTGGGCTTATGCGTGCCGAACCCAACTGCTGAATAACCAGCCAACCTCTTCCTTGCAACCAAGGCATGTGAGACTGCGTGACTGAACCAACAACACAGGATCAAGCAACAAGGCAATGATGATTGCAGCACAAGAGCTGCGGTTCCTATCGAACCATAGACGGACGGCTATGTGTCTATGTGACCCTTTGTTCGTATGATATGATGATGGTACAATCACCTCTAGTAGCAGAGTGGTCGATCGTTGCAGCAGGACAGCTTCCTTCTGTGGCCTGTCTTTCTAGCAAGAATCACTGCTCGTCCAAGGTTTCTTGTGCTTGTTCCACATAAAAAAGAATGCACTGTTTAGAATCGCGGTCGATGAGCAATCACTGTTTCAAATTTGGACGAGATGAGCATCCAAGGTGGGTACAATGGTGAGCATCCATCTACGACTACACACGTATGACATGGCATTGTTGTAGTGTTGATGTTTGTACGTATTTATGCATGGTACACTAGTACCAGCCAGTGGTGAGCTGGGCATGCATTGGCGTCAGCTTCAAGGACTATTGTCCTGTACCTTTCACCATAAGAATCTACCCAACCTAATCATATATATTGTATTTTTCTTTCCATTCCATCCAAGGTTCCACTAGGTACTAACCCAACCTAACTATATGCGCTACACATTCTTTAGTCGGTCCTAGTATGTGCCTAGCGTAATGGCAGAACATGACGATGCGCCAAGATCCTGGCGGGACTAAGACAGGATTGGACTGATTGGCAGTTACAATTGTGCCATGCTGGTGCGGGTGCTGCCATGGATGCTCACTCCTCACTCACTGTTCATCTGTGTATCAGCTATAGTACACTATTATTAGTGGTGCTGTACCAGTAGTATTCTTAGCAGTAGCTCAAGTGTCTCAGTACACTGGTCCATGCACGGCAGCCAGTGTGACGTGTGGGGGCCAGATGATGGCGAAGCCCTAGCTTGTTTGCATGCACATTCTCCGTTTTGCTTCTCCAGCCCTTCAAATTAATACGATTTTCTTGTGTGGTTTTTATAGGTCATCATGGGTGTATTACAATATTAATCTAAGTTGATTGATTCTGTTGTTGTCTATTCTTGCGACCTGGCTGGCAGATCTTGTTCTGTTGCGCGGCCTGCTTTGGTTGGTTGGTGTGTCTATTTAATCATCGATCGCATTCAACTAAACTAATCGCATGATTTGCTGTTTGTTTAATCCATCTTTCAAATTATCAACGGTTAGGGTTCCGGCTCGTCTGGGCCTGAGTCTGCTTGCTTGCAGCACATGAATTTTGCATGATTTTGTTGCGGGGATGCTTTGTTTATTTGAAGGCATATGCTTTGCTTGATTTTCTCAGCTGCATTATTATGGCCATCACTGTGGTTCACTGCATTTGCGCATTGGGTGTGCAGTGGTGGTGGCGGGGTGGGTAGCTGGGGAGTCCCCTTACACCTGTGGGGCCCACATGGATAGATATGAACATGCAGCAGGGGGGCAGACAGTGCTGTAGCACCTGCACACAATCACAAGGAGTGTCATGTGTGTGTGTGGTACTGGTCGATGTTCTTCAGCCTGCCTGCCCTTGCTGGAAGCAAGACACCGAATTGATTTTCTTGAACGTTGCATGTATGTTTGGTATGGACA
Protein-coding regions in this window:
- the LOC123164384 gene encoding alpha/beta hydrolase domain-containing protein 17B isoform X1, which translates into the protein MLSGCSVSSLAARFAFFPPDPPTYALRKDEATGRLVASGVPRDNALDVLLLDTTRGTKVVAFYLRNPCARLTLLYSHGNAADLAQLYDLFVQLKVNLKVNLMGYDYSGYGASTGKPSEENTYADIEAVYQCLETEYGISQEELILYGQSVGSGPTLHLASRLPRLRGVVLHSAILSGLRVVCHVNFTFCFDIYKNVKKIKKVKCPVLVIHGTDDDVVNWSHGNELWKLAREPYDPLWIKGGGHCNLELYPDFIRHLSKFVREMESVTTKTRLKKIRQSLEPTKTAYRANTATTTTFTTNCCCRIRVRKPSCNLGCSCCHALRKCFAFGAFKCPACCSCFKCCCCGG
- the LOC123164384 gene encoding alpha/beta hydrolase domain-containing protein 17B isoform X3, which translates into the protein MCCSSTPPGGPRSSPSTSGTPARASPCSTRTATPPTSPSSTISLCSSRYDYSGYGASTGKPSEENTYADIEAVYQCLETEYGISQEELILYGQSVGSGPTLHLASRLPRLRGVVLHSAILSGLRVVCHVNFTFCFDIYKNVKKIKKVKCPVLVIHGTDDDVVNWSHGNELWKLAREPYDPLWIKGGGHCNLELYPDFIRHLSKFVREMESVTTKTRLKKIRQSLEPTKTAYRANTATTTTFTTNCCCRIRVRKPSCNLGCSCCHALRKCFAFGAFKCPACCSCFKCCCCGG
- the LOC123164384 gene encoding alpha/beta hydrolase domain-containing protein 17B isoform X2; the protein is MCCSSTPPGGPRSSPSTSGTPARASPCSTRTATPPTSPSSTISLCSSRSISRYDYSGYGASTGKPSEENTYADIEAVYQCLETEYGISQEELILYGQSVGSGPTLHLASRLPRLRGVVLHSAILSGLRVVCHVNFTFCFDIYKNVKKIKKVKCPVLVIHGTDDDVVNWSHGNELWKLAREPYDPLWIKGGGHCNLELYPDFIRHLSKFVREMESVTTKTRLKKIRQSLEPTKTAYRANTATTTTFTTNCCCRIRVRKPSCNLGCSCCHALRKCFAFGAFKCPACCSCFKCCCCGG